A region of Haliotis asinina isolate JCU_RB_2024 chromosome 7, JCU_Hal_asi_v2, whole genome shotgun sequence DNA encodes the following proteins:
- the LOC137291754 gene encoding bone morphogenetic protein 2-like yields MNWILRLNACISVSMLFFFGTFGEPTIENVLSEVNVTWRHRPSPDRVPPFMHLLYEDLKEEMLRIDRSSLGDMYAQSPVIRSFRATPTDDSGRRFKFEISPSHSLTSVYDAYLIVNAANTNITAKFRGRSLERHRASFSDSYYAFNVMEPLSTTQNQNKADIHFHFVHTRGVPEMDVSLVVYQHIAAATLDHSRYKRNTFQNSSLHFFQRFTQTGNVDERDCRRWEWVVDFTTIGWFWIIAPQSVSAGICKGGCGLLSTNQNTTNYTFMKTMFHIQHNDPTIPRASCVPLLLAPVTIIYYDMRFNVITRIVPEFIVAGCACR; encoded by the exons ATGAATTGGATATTACGTTTGAACGCATGCATCAGTGTGTCGATGCTGTTCTTCTTTGGAACCTTCGGAGAGCCAACAATAGAGAATGTCTTGTCAGAGGTCAATGTGACTTGGCGCCATCGACCATCCCCAGACAGAGTACCACCGTTCATGCATCTCTTGTACGAGGATCTGAAGGAGGAAATGCTACGTATTGACCGGTCATCATTAGGGGACATGTACGCTCAAAGTCCTGTTATCAGATCCTTCAGGGCAACACCAACAGACG ATTCTGGGAGAAGATTCAAATTCGAAATATCGCCATCGCACAGCCTCACCAGCGTATACGACGCTTACTTAATCGTGAATGCAGCGAATACCAACATCACGGCCAAGTTTAGAGGAA GGTCACTGGAAAGACATCGAGCATCATTTTCTGACAGTTACTACGCATTCAATGTGATGGAGCCACTGAGCACtacacaaaatcaaaataaagcAGACATTCACTTTCACTTTGTGCACACTCGAGGAGTGCCTGAGATGGATGTGTCGTTGGTTGTGTATCAACACATTGCAGCAGCGACGCTGGATCATTCACGCTACAAAAGGAACACCTTTCAAAACTCATCGTTGCATTTCTTTCAAAGGTTTACCCAGACGGGAAATGTGGACGAACGTGACTGTCGTCGCTGGGAGTGGGTTGTGGATTTTACCACCATCGGCTGGTTCTGGATTATTGCCCCGCAAAGTGTCTCCGCAGGTATCTGCAAAGGAGGCTGTGGTTTGTTGTCGACGAACCAGAACACCACGAACTACACGTTCATGAAGACAATGTTCCACATTCAGCACAACGATCCTACCATCCCTCGAGCTTCATGTGTGCCACTATTACTTGCTCCAGTGACTATCATTTACTACGACATGCGATTCAATGTCATCACTCGGATCGTGCCAGAATTCATTGTGGCTGGGTGTGCCTGTAGATGA